The segment GTTCAATTTCTGATTACTAATTTGGTTATTATAAGATAAAATGAGGCTACGCAAATGATAAAACAATTCAATTGAATATTCACTTAGTATGTGATTTCTGGAGTGAATAGCAAAGTTAGATAGCAAAACACTACAGACCAGCATCTTTACATGTCCCTGTGTTTCTGACTCTCCAGTCCATGAGAAAAACCTGCTGCGGGAGTTCCACCGTCTGGACGTCTACCTGAACTCCCCGCTCCCCGAGGAGGTCGACCACAACTCCAGAGAGAGCATCGCCGTCTCCAAGAGGAAGTTCCTGGATGGCAACCGCCTCACCTTAGCCGACTGCAACCTGCTGCCCAAACTGCACGTCATCAAGGTGAGACAGAGACTTCGGCTGGCACCTGAACTGTGCAGAATATCCATTTTTGTCATCTTCTGGTACAGTATAGTTGTGACCAAGTTGTTTTTAGTAACTGCAGGACTTGCAGTACATCATAATACAGGGATATATGACTGCTCACAGGTAGCTGGAAGAAGCAAAGCAAAGGAATACTCCTGATCACCTAAAATGGATCAGGGGTAGAGACAGCAGCCTGCTGGTTCAACATGATTATTCATCCTGTGCAAACTATTCAAATGTCAACGTTGCTTAATATGCTgggtgtgtgttacactgtaGGACGGGCCTGGAGGACGGACGGACACCAAGCCCGTTGCATAAACTTAGTGTAAGACTAGGCTAAGCCTTAGACTGACCTTAGACTTTAATTAATTAAGACTGTCTGCTGCATAAGACTAAGTAAGACTGatttattttgaggtaggaaagttagccacccccctcccccccttgcTAAGCCTGAGTTAAGAACTCTGTTGCTATATGGCTacgagtcggcctaactgtcCAAAcgggaagtttaaatactgtagCTGTTTCATACACAATGgcaaatctttgttttttggaaagagcctTAAGAAGGAAgtgagtctttagagacagaaccAACCCATTAcagatctacaacaatcaagaagtagGGGAGTGACTGTGATTTCCTAGAGAAACCATCCTTATGCTTAAATCTGACATAAAGTCagatttaagtctaagactaggcCTATCTTCATGCAACAAGGGATCATTATGTAACCTGGTGTATTTCATGTTTCtcaaaatacatgaaaacattaAATCTTGATCTTCCTTTCCCCTTCTTTATAGATTGCTGCCAAGAAGTACTGCGACTTTGAGATCCCAGCCCAGTTCACAGGCGTGTGGCGGTACCTCCAAAACGCCTACGAGAGAGAGGAGTTCAACCAGACGTGTCCGGCCAACATCGAAATCGAGAAGGCTTACTTGAGTGTGGCCAACAAGAGGAATTAAACCAAATTCATTCTATGTTTCCACTCAGTGTAACCGTCCATCTAAAGATGGTTTTCTGTATCGGGTGCTGAAACCTACAAATACAAATTCTGACAAGGACACCTTAGAAATCACTCTCTATTCTACCTTACAAACCCTGAcctgttgttgctatgggacaTGGGGACATGCTAAACCAAAATGTTATTGGTTGTAAGTATTGACTATTTATTCACAGTCATTCTACTGACAAATGGTATTTTTATGCCACATTAAAAAAGGCCAAGTGTGCAATTGACCATTCATCTAATTTAGGAGTTTTTTTGTCTAtagtgtaaatatatatatttttacatgtTGTTTATGATCAAAACACCCTTTATTAAAATATGTATGATTATGTGTGAGTAGTGGCTACAGAAACCTTCCCAAACAGTTCACAGtcatttttattcaaaacatgCAACACACTTCTGTATCTTACCCTGTACAAATACAATATGCCATAATTATATTGTCTGATTGTCACActaatgcaaaaaaataaatttttaTCTCATAATCTTGATgggggtttttgtgtgtgtgtgtgtgtgtgtgtgtgtgtgtgtgtgtgtgtgcgtgtgtgtgtgtgtgtgtgtgtgtgttagtactATACTGCTCCCTTGTGgggaaaaatgaagaaataaattcACCCTGACTTTCATTGCTCTCTACAGGTCTCAAACATCATTACCTCGTGTGTATAATTCTGTAACTCTTCATGATAGGATTATTTGTGCGATATTGTAACGCAATACAATACAGATTTCATAAATGAAGTTTTTCCAATCAGCTCATGTGATATTCAAGTTTATTTTCAGCCACAAAAAAGACCATTTTCCAacttcaaaaatatattttctattGATCATTTTTATTCTAGATTACGTGTATAAAACAATGTTTGGTCTATAAGATGAATATTCAGtttgagaaacaaaaatgatgGTGCAGAGTGAAGGTGTTTCCAACCAGGCCGAGTTGAAATTACACAAATCTTCCTGCGACTGCACTTCTAGTTGGTCACACAGTATTTCCAGAAACACGCTGCCAGGGAAACAAAGAGGGCAAAATTAGAGACAAGACTGACAAACTTGTCATTAGTTCCTTTAGTCATTGTGTCCTATTTGCATCCTGTTCAGCTGTAAGCAACCTGTCCCACTTTCAATGGCACAAGCCTTGGATAAACATTGCTTTGACTCGCTCATTGCATTACAATGATGCCAGCTCAGATATCAAGTTAAGCATTGTTATACGCTCTCGACACATGCTTTGATTGTATCCCATAAAGGAATGTGTATAAAAAGGTGTGGCATCGGCTGGGTGGAAAATAGAGTTTCTCACCTCTCTTGTTTGTTTTAGGCAAGTTCTGCTCTGATCTGAGGAAACCTTGAGAGCGAAGCTTGTCAGCCGCTGCCAGCTTCAAAACCACTTCTTTGAGGTCATCGAcctgaaacatgaaaaacacaaaataatgacACTGATAATGCTGCACATTGATCTGTAGTGCACGCTCCTTAGATACTATTACATATCATTGTCATTAGTGGGCTTACCATGTTAGCAAATTTATCCTGTTGTGCTGAATCTTTTGCCCCTTAAGAAAAAATGAGGAGTAGAAAATTGAAGCCTCATTACATCATATGTTAAAATGTGAGTAATCTATCCATGCAACCTGGTTGTTCATTCCAACTGTTTTTACCTTTATTCCAGGAGTCTCTCCCTCCGTTGTGCTGTATCAGTAGAGGATACAGATTattcacctctctctgctcagcCGGAGCAGTGTTttctccatcctccacctctGCCACTAGTTTCTGTATGAAGTCTGCTGAGACAAAACAGCTGCCTCTTATCATTCTGTCTTAATGTAGCACATTGACTTCTGTAATATCACTGCAGTCAGTTAACAGTTGTTTTGGACCCATATCTTGCAGGGCAAGCAGCAGCAAAGTTATCAATCAATGAAATTCAAATATTTCAGAATGTATTAAAGCAGAACTGGTGAGTAAATATCTCAGTGTTTCTAATAACAAAAGGTCATAACCCAAGTTAAAACCCCAAACTGATCCACCAATATCAATAAAATCCACCAATGTGAAGCAACATCGTCAAAAAAGAatcaaaatcagattttctttCTTACCTGCCTGTGGTTCCATGTTGGAGTCAGGATATAGCGGTAGAGCATGTGTCCTTGCAGAGCAAATCACAGCTAAAAGGTAAAGCAGTGCTACAGGAAGCATGGTGACTATATCTTGAGACGGACAGATCTGGACTACCTCAGCTAAGCTGAGAACTTCACTTTTATATCCTGCTTGGCTATCCATCACAATCTGATCAATACATTATCATCACACCCAGTCTCATCCTTAATGGTTTTGACGTGATGGACCGGGCGTCATAGACGCAATTCAGGAGACCCTGTCAATTCACCCTGAGCCTATCTCTGCTTGTACAGAGAGTCCTAACAAATGTTTACTCTCCAACAGTAATCAGTGGCTGTCCAGCAGAGCTGAGATGCTTTATGTCTGACTCCGTCTCTTGTGTGACGGGCTGTTCATCCACATGGTAGAAAAACATGTGTCATCGCTAATATCTGAGATCTTGTGTCACTACACAGAGTTTGTAGAAATATGTTGCTGTGACTGTAGGTTTGTGTTGAATGACTAACATTAGATGATTAGTTAACAGGCTGTCTCATGGGAAAATCAAGTCAACCTGTGCATTAGAAAAATGGCCATGTGCATTGCTCTTTTGCTACACTTTTTCTGTAAGaaagtatttgtttgtgtaacaTAATAACCCTGTATGGACTATGAACTGGTTGCTTTTTATTCTATGTCTCTGTAGTTTTTGGACTGATTTTATTTCTACTAATCAAAGCATAGAGGCCTACTCATCTTTTCTGTAGGCTACATTGTGCAGCACCACCCTTTTAAAATGTGAGTTGCACctagtaataaaaaaaagctgACCATTTTAAATGGCACAGTATAAGATTTGACAATTAATTTATTACATGTTTAATCCTTTTATCTCATAAAAGCTTAAAACTTAATAACAAAGTCAAATGCAATTGATTCCAAAAATATAAAAGATCAAAATAAGTCAAGAGCTTTATCTGTTCTAGGAGGCTTTGGGCTGCAGGACTCTCTATCAAACTGAAAGGTCGCTAATACTCTGCAGATGAGTGGTATCAGGTGATTTATAAGGTTGTCTCCAGGTCTCTGAAATTGCTGTAGTAAACAACAATATTTGATACATCTAGGCATCATCATCTGGCTGCCAGCCAGACAACAAGAAAAGATCCACAGCTGACCTCTCGACCATTTAAGTAATGTATTCAATACTAAAACATAGGCTACATAGACtatttcatttgaaaatgaaataaataataggGTGCTACAGAAGTCTAGTGACAGTTAAACTGTCATATATAAAGTTATGTTTACATACTAATGGTGCTCATGAGGAATGCAAATCTTGTTTGTGTGGCTGTTAGGACTTCCTTTATTAAAAGCAATCTTTGATCCAAACATAAAAAGGCTAAGAAAGCATTAAAGTTGGacacattttttctttgttccacaCTCCAACTGACTGTGACAGCTGTGTTTACATTAATACAAATCATGAGTTTTAAATGTAATCTTTAGAAGCTATAAAAaggtatttatattatattgaaaGACTTGAGCAAATAAACCATTAGGACATGGACCAACACtcgtattttgtatttttgaaatacagAGAACCTCTTCAAAACAGCAGCCTAAAATCTGAATATTTAagtacaaacaaaaacataccaACTCAATTGTCAATTGGTCAATACACAAATAAGATGGCAATAGACATGAAAACCCATTAATCTATACAGTGGTGCGCACAAAGTATGTCAATAATTTCTACTGGATATGGCTTCATGGTTCGAAACATTGTTTTGATCCTCCTGAAGCATTGAAACACAGTGTGACTAGGCTATAGTGCTTGTGATTAACAGTGGCTAATGGTACACAGTCAGTCTTGTGTCAAAGAAATCTGAAGTTTCTTTCAATAAATATAAGATTTACATAATGGAACTGCAAGTAACTCTGAATGGGAAAACTCAGAGACAGACCCTAAAAACTGCATGGATTTTCTACTTGACTGATATAATTTCTGCCAGAAAGTATTTCAATTTTtcataaacacaaaaatagtCTCTTGAGCGGTAAATTAGGTTATCAAAATAGCCTACATAGCCTACATGCAGGTTATTTTCAGACCTGCCCAAAATCCAtattacaaaataataacaattattacAAACTACAAACTAAAAATTAGAACTATATATTAacaaactataaactataaataaaatatataataaactataaactataaataaaatatataataaactataaactattaactataatataaaataaactataaaataaactataaactataactataaactactaaTAAACTATTATAAACTATAAATTACAAAGTAATCAATCTTGAGCTGGAATATTCTGTGTTCCAACGAGGCCACAGTAGAGTCACGTGAGTCTGGAACCCGGAAGTCGGTGGTATTTACcaggcagctagctagctaatttgtCTGAGGCTGGTCATCTATAGAAGCTCCTCGATCTCACCCAACAGGAAAAGTGGGAACTGGTTGGTAACACgtgcaaagagaagagaggagacggcagcTTTTACTTACATCAGATAAGGTTCAGTAAACACGTTATTGCTTTTTATTACTAACGAGACTAGGCTCGCGAGTTGTCCTCTATAGTGTACATCGTTAGCTTATCAGCCAGCTGATTTAGCCGAAATAAGTAACGTTAGTGTACCGTCAATCTTAGATAAATGTCAGCGTTACGACCTTTTGGTACACAACTCGCTAACCGGCACTAACACACTGCTTGAGGTCTATACTGTCAACGTGCTTACAGATTTAAACTTGAACTGATTCTGTTTTATATCCAGTCAGTGAATCTAAGTGGTCGAGCTCAGAGACTTTACTAGTTGCTGTCTTTGAATGTAACTTGGTCATTTCCTGTACACTGTTACTTAGCATTTCCCCGTAGTTATTTATTGCACGTTAACACAAGCTACAATTGTATTAATAGCTGTATTTTCTTCTGTAATAAATTGTCCATgatctttgttgctcagtgcCTGCTGCCAACATGCTGTCAGAGGGGAGCTCCTTCATGAAGGGGATGCTCCTGGGAGGCTTGTTCTGCCTGGTGTTGTCGCTCTTCGGCAGCTTCAGCCCCGGCACTGAGTCCAACACGGAggaccaccatcaccaccacgtCAAGGCCCCCAGCAAAGACGAGCTGAAGCGCCTTACTGAGACTCAGATGGAGGAGCTGAGTCAGCAAGTGCAAGTCTATTGTCTCATCATGGTCCAACCCAAGGTCCTGGTTTACTGGGCGACTGCGAAAGACACCTGGAGCAAACACTGTGACCAGGCAGTGTTTTACAGCTCAGAGTCATCCAAGGCCCTTGAAGCTGTAGATCTAAAGGAAAAAGATGACTGGGCCAGGCTGCGTAAGGCTCTGAAGCATGCCTACGACAACGCCGGCGACCTGCGCTGGTTCTTCGTGGCTCGACCCACCACCTTCGCCATCATCGAGAATCTCAAGTACCTGGTGCTCACCAAGGATCCCAGCGAACCCTTCTACATCGGCCACGCCATGAAATCAGGGGAGCTTGAGTATGTGGAGTACGAAAGCGGCATTGTGCTAAGTTACGAAGCTCTGAAAAGGCTGGTGAATGTTTTCCAGGATGAGGACAAATGTCCAGAAAGAGGGCGCGCTCTGTGGAAGCTGAGCGAGGAGAAGCAGCTGGCCATATGTCTCAAGTACACCGGGGTGTTTGCTGAGAACGGGGAAGACACACAGGGGAAGGGCCTGTTCAACAGCAAGAGTGTCGACAGCCTCATATCTGACAGCATGAACAACAACCCCACTAATGTAGTggagggctgctgctctgataTGGCAGTCACATTCAGCGGGATGTCGCCCAACCAAATGCAGGTTATGATGTTTGGTGTTTACAGACTTCGTCCCTATGGACACGATTTTAACGACTTGTTACTGTTTCACCCTCCTGATGGTTCAGACAACGACTAGTGACGCATTCCTTCGACTGAAACTGTAATTTTAGAGACTGCTTCTGTGATGGCAGACCTGACTTTTAGGAGATGGTTTTCTTATgctgtttgtaaaaaaaatagatggaaATAGATGGTGGGTGGGAATATTACTGTTATATATTT is part of the Centroberyx gerrardi isolate f3 chromosome 16, fCenGer3.hap1.cur.20231027, whole genome shotgun sequence genome and harbors:
- the urp1 gene encoding urotensin-related peptide 1; this encodes MLPVALLYLLAVICSARTHALPLYPDSNMEPQADFIQKLVAEVEDGENTAPAEQREVNNLYPLLIQHNGGRDSWNKGAKDSAQQDKFANMVDDLKEVVLKLAAADKLRSQGFLRSEQNLPKTNKRACFWKYCVTN
- the c1galt1c1 gene encoding C1GALT1-specific chaperone 1, giving the protein MLSEGSSFMKGMLLGGLFCLVLSLFGSFSPGTESNTEDHHHHHVKAPSKDELKRLTETQMEELSQQVQVYCLIMVQPKVLVYWATAKDTWSKHCDQAVFYSSESSKALEAVDLKEKDDWARLRKALKHAYDNAGDLRWFFVARPTTFAIIENLKYLVLTKDPSEPFYIGHAMKSGELEYVEYESGIVLSYEALKRLVNVFQDEDKCPERGRALWKLSEEKQLAICLKYTGVFAENGEDTQGKGLFNSKSVDSLISDSMNNNPTNVVEGCCSDMAVTFSGMSPNQMQVMMFGVYRLRPYGHDFNDLLLFHPPDGSDND